GTCATCACGAGCAGGCTCGCTCCCACCGTTTTATTGTGTCGCGTTCAGATGCTGTGAACACCCGAAAACCCGTGTGGGAGCGAGCTTGCTCGCGATAGCGGAGGGTCAGTTTGTGGTGATGTTGGATGCTACCGCAGCCAAGGATATACATGCCGCCCCCAACTACCCACACTCACGCCTCCCAACGGCGCAACAGCACGCTGGCATTGACCCCGCCAAATCCGAATCCATTGGAGAGCGCGTAGGTGATCGGCATCTTCCTGGCATTCAGGCCGACCAGGTCGAGTCCGGCAGCGGCCTCGTCGGGATGAACCAGGTTCAGGGTAGGCGGAACGATCTGGTCACGAAGCGCCAGCACCGTAAAAATGGCTTCAATACCGCCAGCCGCCCCTAGAAGATGCCCGGTGGCCGACTTGGTGGAAGTGATCGCCACATCGCAATCGCGCCCGAACAGCGAACGGATCGCGGCCAGTTCGCCATTGTCGCCAACCTGGGTGGACGTCGCATGGGCGTTGATATGTTGCACGTCCGAGGGGCTGACAGAGGCCTGGCGCAGCGCCTGTTCCATCGCACGCCGTGCACCGTTGCCGTCTTCCGGGCCTGCCGTCAGGTGGTAGGCATCGGCACTGGTGCCATAACCCACCAGTTCCGCCAGGGGCTTGGCGCCACGCGCGAGGGCGTGCTCCAGGGACTCGATCACCAGTAATCCGGCGCCCTCGGCCATGACAAAGCCGTCGCGATCACGGTCAAAGGGTCGCGATGCCTCTTGCGGCCGCTCGGCAAAGCCGGTGGACAGTGCGCGGGCGGCGGCAAAGCAACCCAGGGTCACGCGATCTATCGCCGCTTCCGTGCCGCCGCATATCGCGATATCCGCTTCGCCGCTTCGGATGAGCCTGGCCGCGTCGCCAATGGCCTGAACCCCCGCCGCACAAGCGGTTACCGGTGCGCCCAGAGGTCCTTTGAAACCGTGCCGGATGGAGACGTGCCCGGCGGCCATGTTGGCCAGAAAGGCAGGTGCCGTGAACGGCGACAATCGGCGCGGACCACGCGCATCGGTGGTGCGTACGGCACCGGCAATCGCGCCAAAGCCACCTACGCCCGAAGCGATGATGGTTGCCGTGCGCTCCTGGTCGTTGGCATCGGTCGGTTGCCAGCCAGCCTGTTGCAACGCTTCTTCGGCCGCCACCAGCGCGAACTCGATGAAGCGATCCATCTTCTTGCGATCCTTGGCCGGGATGATGCGTTCGGGGTCGTAACCGGCAATGGCGTCCTCCTCCAACGAAGGTACCTGGCCGCCCACGGCCACGCCGGTCCCTTCGGTGATATCGTCAGACAGGGTGCGAATGCCCGAGCGCCCGGCCAACAACCGCTGCCAGACTTCTTCAACGCCACAGCCCAACGGGCCGACAATGCCGACGCCGGTGACGACGATGCGTTTTTGACCTTGGGAAGTCATCATTGGAACCTCTTCATATCAGTCAATGTTCACTAAAAAGCACAAGTGCGCGGGCTTAAACCTGCGGTGCTGTCTGAGCGTGCGCTGAAGGGGCAGGACGGATCCTGAACCAGATGGAATACATCGCCGGCAGGAACACCAGCGTCATGATCGTGCCGACGAACGTGCCGCCGATCAGTGTGTAGGCAAGCGTCCCCCAGAACACCGAATGCGTCAGAGGGATGAAAGCCAAGATCGCTGCCAGCGCCGTCAGCAGTACCGGGCGGGCCCGTTGCACCGTGGCTTCGATGACCGCGTGAAACGGCTCCAGCCCTTCCTGTTTGTTGTGCTGGATCTGCCCGATCAGGATCAGTGTGTTACGCATCAAGATGCCCGAGAGTGCGATCAGGCCGACCAAGGCGTTGATCCCGAACGGCTGCTGGAAGATCAGCAGGGTCGGCACCACGCCAATCAGGCCCAACGGTGCGGTGAAGAACACCATGATCATGGCCGAGATCGAACGCACCTGCACGATGATGATCAGCAGCGTCAAGGCCACCATGATCGGCACCAGCGGCACGATTGCCTTGCCGGCCTTGCCCGACTCCTCGATGGCGCCCGCCTGCT
The sequence above is drawn from the Pseudomonas sp. St316 genome and encodes:
- the fabF gene encoding beta-ketoacyl-ACP synthase II codes for the protein MMTSQGQKRIVVTGVGIVGPLGCGVEEVWQRLLAGRSGIRTLSDDITEGTGVAVGGQVPSLEEDAIAGYDPERIIPAKDRKKMDRFIEFALVAAEEALQQAGWQPTDANDQERTATIIASGVGGFGAIAGAVRTTDARGPRRLSPFTAPAFLANMAAGHVSIRHGFKGPLGAPVTACAAGVQAIGDAARLIRSGEADIAICGGTEAAIDRVTLGCFAAARALSTGFAERPQEASRPFDRDRDGFVMAEGAGLLVIESLEHALARGAKPLAELVGYGTSADAYHLTAGPEDGNGARRAMEQALRQASVSPSDVQHINAHATSTQVGDNGELAAIRSLFGRDCDVAITSTKSATGHLLGAAGGIEAIFTVLALRDQIVPPTLNLVHPDEAAAGLDLVGLNARKMPITYALSNGFGFGGVNASVLLRRWEA